From the Acidilutibacter cellobiosedens genome, one window contains:
- a CDS encoding creatininase family protein encodes MYMVNYTSDDFKKNLSKSDLVIVPVGSVEAHGHHLPLGTDIFSPRLFCQRIDKKIGDEVWIAPEIPYGQSYDLSIYPGTVHIPSGVMANYLYYVGKSMFNNGMGKIIFFNGHGGNINALNLASERLVPLGLDVAVINWWLDYSKEILTVTTGQGHAGEDETSAILYYDEKLVNMDKATKNTKKPLIKVRYKNRGKEIFENALTGDATLASKEKGEKIFNILEGKIIEFIHIMKNGKYYTS; translated from the coding sequence ATGTATATGGTTAATTATACAAGCGACGATTTCAAAAAAAATTTATCAAAATCAGATTTGGTTATTGTTCCTGTAGGTTCTGTGGAAGCCCACGGCCATCATCTTCCTCTCGGGACGGATATATTTTCTCCGCGATTGTTTTGCCAGAGGATAGACAAAAAGATCGGAGACGAGGTATGGATTGCACCAGAAATCCCTTACGGACAGAGCTATGACCTATCCATATATCCCGGAACCGTACATATTCCGTCGGGGGTAATGGCAAATTACTTATATTATGTTGGGAAGAGCATGTTTAATAACGGCATGGGAAAAATTATATTTTTCAACGGCCATGGCGGAAATATAAATGCCCTCAATCTTGCAAGCGAAAGGCTTGTGCCTTTGGGCTTGGATGTGGCTGTAATCAATTGGTGGCTTGATTACTCGAAGGAAATACTTACCGTAACTACAGGCCAGGGGCACGCAGGAGAAGATGAAACATCCGCAATTTTATATTATGATGAGAAACTTGTTAATATGGATAAAGCGACTAAAAATACTAAAAAACCTCTTATAAAAGTACGTTATAAAAACAGAGGAAAAGAGATATTTGAAAATGCGCTAACGGGAGATGCCACACTGGCTTCAAAAGAAAAAGGGGAAAAGATTTTTAATATACTCGAAGGTAAAATCATAGAATTTATACACATCATGAAGAACGGAAAATATTACACCTCATAG
- a CDS encoding GrpB family protein — MSEASNRDKYMEQVTVGKLELHNAEITLNEYDTNWPVLFEREADRIRKALGSKAKLIEHVGSTSVPGLCAKPIIDILLVVEDSADEPSYIPDLEAAGYILRIREPDWYQHRLFKGPDTDINLHVFSEGVSEIERMLRFRDWLRNHESDRQLYAETKRRLAKRKWKYIQNYADAKTEVVQEIMKRACPDSRNVRN, encoded by the coding sequence ATGAGTGAAGCAAGTAACAGGGATAAATATATGGAGCAGGTCACTGTCGGTAAACTGGAGCTGCATAATGCGGAAATTACCCTCAATGAATATGATACTAACTGGCCTGTTTTGTTTGAGCGGGAAGCAGATAGAATCCGAAAGGCACTCGGCAGTAAAGCAAAGCTGATAGAGCATGTAGGTTCGACTTCGGTTCCGGGATTATGTGCAAAGCCGATTATCGATATATTATTGGTCGTGGAAGATTCTGCGGATGAACCGTCTTATATTCCGGATTTGGAAGCTGCTGGTTACATCTTGCGGATACGGGAACCGGATTGGTATCAGCATCGGTTATTTAAAGGTCCGGATACAGACATCAATTTACATGTTTTCAGCGAAGGGGTCTCTGAAATTGAGCGGATGCTGCGTTTCCGTGATTGGCTGAGAAACCACGAAAGTGATAGGCAGCTGTATGCTGAGACCAAACGAAGACTTGCCAAGCGTAAATGGAAATACATTCAAAATTACGCAGATGCAAAAACAGAAGTCGTTCAGGAAATTATGAAACGTGCGTGTCCGGATTCTCGTAACGTACGGAATTAG
- a CDS encoding IS110 family RNA-guided transposase encodes MDYPPVAGIDVGKNFSEMCILSPNNEIYHRIKIYHDSIDSIKEAIGLLQKAEKDFAIRPVVVLESTGHYHKILFHYLSDSGFEVSIINPIQSDSIKNIGIRKVKNDKFDAHKIALLYRFSFIKTTVVPDDVIDCLKSLCRQYYKLGDELTTYKNRLIGIIDQVMLNFTDVFQNVYSNTALAVLDRYPSPKQILKANKQTLISLIEKTSKKGLAWSTEKYELLVLKAKEFKDLSINNPGNLAILKVNISMVRTLQDAQKDILDAINEIILADSLEDNPVLAPIINLLCSIPGIGILTAATILAEVGDFSAFSSPNKLVAFFGIDPSVNQSGEFTGTRNKMSKRGSRLLRRVIFTTALANIRSKRNGDKTNPVLYEFYQKKCTNKPKKVALGAVMRKLVNIIFAVMRDKKPFELRTPEEHEELLLTRSSVA; translated from the coding sequence ATGGATTATCCACCTGTAGCTGGAATTGATGTTGGTAAAAATTTTAGTGAGATGTGTATTTTGTCCCCTAATAATGAGATTTATCATCGTATTAAGATCTATCATGATTCAATTGACAGTATTAAAGAGGCTATAGGTCTATTGCAAAAAGCAGAAAAGGATTTTGCAATTAGGCCTGTCGTAGTCTTAGAATCCACTGGGCACTATCACAAAATCCTCTTCCACTATCTTTCTGATTCTGGATTTGAGGTCTCTATCATAAACCCCATCCAATCTGATTCTATCAAAAATATTGGAATAAGGAAAGTAAAAAATGATAAATTTGATGCCCATAAGATTGCATTGCTTTATAGGTTTTCTTTTATTAAGACTACTGTTGTTCCTGATGATGTTATTGACTGCCTTAAAAGCCTTTGTCGCCAATATTACAAGTTAGGTGATGAACTTACTACTTACAAGAATAGGCTTATTGGCATTATTGATCAAGTAATGCTAAACTTTACAGATGTCTTCCAAAATGTATATTCAAACACTGCCTTAGCAGTACTTGATAGGTATCCTTCACCTAAGCAAATTCTAAAGGCTAACAAACAAACATTAATATCACTTATTGAAAAAACTTCTAAAAAAGGTTTAGCGTGGTCCACTGAAAAATATGAACTTTTGGTTTTAAAAGCTAAGGAATTTAAAGATTTAAGCATCAATAACCCTGGAAATCTAGCCATTCTCAAAGTTAATATTTCCATGGTAAGAACCTTACAAGATGCCCAAAAAGACATACTTGACGCAATTAATGAAATTATTTTAGCAGATTCTTTAGAAGATAATCCTGTATTGGCACCTATTATTAATCTGCTATGCAGTATTCCTGGTATCGGGATACTAACTGCTGCCACGATACTTGCTGAGGTTGGTGATTTTTCTGCATTTTCTAGCCCCAATAAACTTGTAGCTTTCTTTGGAATTGACCCCTCTGTTAATCAATCGGGTGAATTCACCGGAACCCGTAACAAAATGTCTAAAAGGGGCTCTAGATTGCTTCGTAGGGTCATCTTTACAACTGCTTTAGCCAATATTCGAAGTAAGAGAAATGGTGACAAAACTAATCCAGTGCTCTATGAGTTCTACCAAAAAAAGTGTACAAACAAGCCCAAAAAGGTTGCATTAGGTGCTGTAATGAGAAAATTAGTAAATATTATATTCGCCGTCATGAGAGACAAAAAGCCTTTTGAGCTAAGAACCCCAGAAGAGCATGAGGAACTACTTCTTACTAGGTCTTCAGTAGCCTAA
- a CDS encoding cold-shock protein, which translates to MSKGTVKWFNSEKGFGFITVEGGNDVFVHYSAIQDDGFKSLDEGQTVSFDVIQGNKGPQASNVNRI; encoded by the coding sequence ATGAGCAAAGGTACAGTAAAATGGTTTAACTCAGAAAAAGGATTTGGATTTATTACAGTTGAAGGCGGAAATGATGTTTTTGTACACTATTCTGCAATTCAAGATGACGGATTCAAATCGTTAGACGAAGGGCAGACAGTAAGCTTTGATGTTATTCAAGGAAACAAAGGCCCGCAGGCTTCTAACGTTAACAGAATATAA
- a CDS encoding beta-galactosidase, whose product MRPSEHEYYFDELDEIVEMFSHENHDIIFATPTAALPA is encoded by the coding sequence ATCCGGCCTTCTGAACACGAATACTATTTTGACGAGCTGGACGAAATAGTGGAGATGTTCAGCCATGAAAACCACGATATTATTTTTGCAACCCCTACGGCAGCGCTGCCCGCGTGA
- a CDS encoding metallophosphoesterase family protein produces MKILLIGDIHGNIEALDAVLTKEVNKIDNVIVLGDIVGYMANPKEAIDSVKDFDCILGNHDYAMCNPDMIWWFNSVARQALTWTKKQLREEDFTFLKGLPFQRIYKNENFTVVHGCLGDDPFEYLLDIYQAEKNFKLMSTDLLFVGHTHVPIIWQEDSLENIKELTTIDYDKEILLDEHLKYIFNIGSVGQPRDEDPRSCYVIYDTEKYSVCYRRQEYDINKTVRKIAENDLPKFLYERLMLGI; encoded by the coding sequence ATGAAGATACTTTTGATAGGAGACATTCACGGAAATATAGAAGCACTTGATGCTGTTTTAACGAAAGAGGTAAATAAGATAGACAATGTCATTGTACTTGGAGATATTGTGGGGTATATGGCAAATCCCAAAGAGGCCATAGATAGTGTAAAAGACTTTGATTGTATATTAGGCAACCATGATTATGCAATGTGCAATCCAGACATGATTTGGTGGTTTAATTCTGTAGCAAGGCAAGCTTTAACTTGGACTAAAAAGCAATTGAGGGAAGAAGATTTCACGTTCTTAAAGGGATTACCTTTTCAGAGAATTTATAAAAATGAGAATTTTACAGTTGTTCATGGTTGCCTGGGAGATGACCCTTTTGAATATTTATTAGATATTTATCAAGCGGAAAAAAATTTTAAGTTAATGAGTACCGATTTACTATTTGTAGGCCATACACATGTGCCTATAATTTGGCAAGAAGATAGTTTGGAAAATATAAAGGAGCTTACAACAATTGATTATGATAAAGAAATATTGTTAGATGAACATTTAAAATATATTTTTAATATAGGCTCGGTAGGGCAGCCTAGAGATGAAGATCCAAGGAGTTGCTATGTAATATATGATACAGAAAAATATTCTGTTTGTTATAGACGTCAAGAATACGATATAAACAAAACCGTTCGAAAAATCGCAGAAAATGATTTACCGAAATTCTTATATGAAAGGCTGATGTTAGGGATTTAG
- a CDS encoding PTS sugar transporter subunit IIA, giving the protein MVHELDAKKGVTLNKELITLNFNAKDREDALRKMGAKLLKCGYVNEGFTEAIIEREKNFPTGISTKNMGVAIPHTDVKYVNKTSIAIGILNKPVTFQNMGSDDKLQINIIFMLAIKEPKEQLKMLQKLTEVFQDDNALEKIKNAKNELEVLEIMKSFLDN; this is encoded by the coding sequence ATGGTTCATGAACTTGATGCAAAGAAAGGAGTAACATTAAACAAAGAATTAATTACATTGAATTTTAATGCTAAAGACAGAGAGGATGCACTAAGAAAGATGGGTGCAAAACTATTGAAATGCGGATATGTTAATGAGGGTTTCACGGAGGCAATAATAGAAAGAGAAAAAAATTTCCCAACGGGAATATCAACTAAAAATATGGGGGTGGCTATTCCGCATACGGATGTGAAATATGTAAATAAAACCAGTATTGCTATAGGAATATTAAATAAACCCGTAACTTTTCAAAATATGGGTTCTGATGATAAATTACAAATAAATATTATATTTATGTTAGCTATAAAAGAACCGAAGGAACAATTAAAAATGTTGCAAAAATTAACAGAAGTTTTCCAAGATGATAATGCGCTAGAGAAAATAAAAAACGCCAAAAATGAATTGGAAGTATTAGAAATAATGAAATCCTTTTTAGACAATTAA
- a CDS encoding ribulose-phosphate 3-epimerase has protein sequence MLNISPSIASANQINLETIVRRLENMKIDNLHIDIEDGNFIPNITFGLRTIKNLREITDIPFSIHIMGYHPENYLHDLAEIGVDSITVNIEACNYPRKILNMIKSLNIKAGFAINPKTPIEQILYMSDDIDMVLIMTAEPDCCGQLFIREMLNKVEKLSRINHRKFKIWTDGGISKAELSDIYNVGADTAVLGREVFKNGKIEENIKSINKVLSDL, from the coding sequence ATGCTGAATATATCTCCATCAATTGCATCTGCAAATCAAATAAATCTGGAAACGATAGTTAGGCGTCTTGAAAATATGAAAATTGACAATCTTCATATTGATATAGAAGACGGAAATTTTATACCTAATATTACATTTGGATTAAGAACTATAAAAAATTTAAGGGAGATAACGGATATACCTTTTTCTATTCATATAATGGGATATCATCCGGAAAATTATTTACATGATTTAGCTGAAATTGGCGTAGATTCGATAACTGTTAATATTGAAGCCTGTAATTATCCAAGAAAAATATTGAATATGATAAAATCTTTAAACATAAAAGCCGGTTTTGCGATTAATCCTAAGACTCCCATTGAACAAATATTATATATGAGTGATGATATAGATATGGTTCTCATAATGACTGCTGAACCGGATTGTTGCGGTCAGCTTTTTATTAGAGAGATGCTTAATAAAGTAGAGAAATTATCCCGTATTAATCATAGGAAGTTTAAAATATGGACTGACGGCGGCATTTCTAAAGCTGAACTTTCCGATATTTACAATGTCGGAGCAGATACTGCAGTTTTAGGCAGAGAAGTTTTTAAGAATGGGAAAATAGAAGAAAATATAAAATCTATAAATAAAGTTTTATCCGATTTATAA
- a CDS encoding BtpA/SgcQ family protein has translation MGKWTIEALGTDKVIIGMCHFLPLPGDPSFDKKGGIEKVIEAARHDLLALQEGGVDAVMFSNEFSLPYLTDVRTETVASMARIIGELMPDVKIPFGVNVLWDPKQSLNLAAATGAKFVREIFTGVYASDFGLWNTNCGDVVRHQHNIGAEDVKLLFNIVPEAARYLGDRNIIDIAKSTVFNTKPDALCVSGLVAGAETDSQILKKVKEAVPGTVVFANTGVKLNNVEEQLSIADGAIVGTTFKKDGVFENPVDVTRVKEFMDRVKKFRENLKN, from the coding sequence ATGGGAAAGTGGACGATTGAAGCATTGGGAACAGATAAGGTTATAATAGGGATGTGTCATTTTCTGCCATTACCGGGAGATCCGTCTTTTGATAAGAAAGGCGGAATAGAAAAAGTAATAGAAGCAGCGAGACATGATTTGTTAGCTTTGCAGGAAGGCGGAGTGGATGCCGTAATGTTTTCAAACGAATTTAGCTTGCCATATTTAACAGATGTGAGGACTGAAACGGTTGCATCTATGGCAAGAATTATCGGAGAATTAATGCCGGATGTTAAGATACCGTTTGGAGTAAATGTACTCTGGGATCCAAAACAATCGCTTAACTTAGCGGCAGCGACAGGAGCTAAATTTGTAAGGGAAATATTCACGGGAGTTTATGCCAGCGATTTTGGGCTTTGGAATACTAATTGTGGAGATGTAGTAAGACATCAGCATAATATCGGAGCAGAAGATGTAAAACTGCTATTCAATATTGTACCGGAGGCTGCCAGATATCTTGGTGATAGAAATATTATTGATATTGCAAAATCAACTGTATTTAATACAAAACCCGATGCACTATGCGTTTCCGGATTAGTTGCGGGAGCAGAAACCGATTCGCAGATACTAAAAAAGGTAAAAGAGGCAGTACCGGGGACAGTTGTATTTGCCAATACGGGGGTAAAACTGAATAATGTTGAAGAGCAGCTTAGCATTGCTGACGGAGCAATTGTAGGAACAACATTTAAGAAAGACGGAGTATTTGAAAATCCGGTAGATGTTACAAGAGTGAAAGAATTTATGGATAGGGTAAAAAAATTCAGGGAGAATTTAAAAAACTAA
- a CDS encoding PTS galactitol transporter subunit IIC, whose translation MAFFNFISSLGSMIMVPIIIFIVGLIFRNGLAKSLRSGITVGVGFIGLNLVLDLLFKYVGPATDILVKKFNLSFSVIDAGWPAAAAVAFGTKIGALIIPFILIVNVVLLVTKLTKTVNVDIWNYWHYAFTGTLVSTITGSLTYGFIAAAAHAAISLKIADISAPKIKEVIGVPGVSIPQAFAASTVPVFILLDKLYDKIPGLKDIKADAKTINEKLGIFGEPMIIGFILGILFGLIVNYDIKGILEMAFAMAGIMLLLPRMVKIIMEGLVPISESAREFLQRRFSGSEFYIGLDSAITVGHPTTIAVGILLIPIVLILASILPNNTTLPLADLASTAFFVCMATPIHKGNFLRILISGTIMMAIVLLLSSAFAPIITQSAIETGFAFPKGAQAITALSAGNIFAWIISKIMSLRIVGAVIIVLLVLAFLIISKKYEDKKLVESTNEKGMD comes from the coding sequence ATGGCATTTTTCAATTTTATTAGTAGCTTGGGTTCAATGATTATGGTTCCTATAATAATCTTTATTGTCGGTCTCATCTTTAGAAATGGGTTGGCAAAATCACTTAGATCCGGAATAACCGTAGGCGTAGGTTTTATAGGTTTGAATTTGGTTCTTGATTTGTTGTTTAAATATGTTGGACCGGCAACAGATATTTTAGTGAAAAAATTTAATCTTAGCTTCAGTGTGATTGATGCAGGGTGGCCTGCTGCTGCAGCTGTGGCTTTCGGAACAAAGATTGGCGCTCTAATTATTCCGTTTATATTAATTGTTAATGTAGTTCTGTTAGTTACTAAGTTGACTAAAACAGTAAATGTGGATATTTGGAATTACTGGCATTATGCATTCACGGGAACTTTAGTAAGTACTATAACAGGCAGCTTAACATATGGTTTTATTGCAGCGGCGGCTCATGCGGCTATATCCTTAAAAATAGCAGATATAAGTGCTCCCAAAATTAAAGAGGTTATTGGGGTACCAGGGGTATCCATACCTCAGGCATTTGCAGCATCAACGGTACCGGTTTTTATACTGTTGGACAAGCTGTATGATAAAATACCCGGTTTAAAGGATATAAAGGCAGATGCAAAGACCATAAATGAAAAGCTTGGCATATTTGGAGAACCCATGATTATAGGCTTTATATTAGGGATATTATTTGGACTAATTGTTAATTATGATATAAAAGGCATACTTGAAATGGCATTTGCTATGGCTGGTATTATGCTACTATTGCCAAGAATGGTAAAAATAATTATGGAAGGTCTGGTACCGATATCCGAGTCTGCCAGAGAATTTCTACAGAGAAGGTTTTCGGGCAGTGAATTCTATATTGGTTTAGACTCAGCGATAACAGTGGGACATCCAACTACTATAGCTGTAGGGATATTGTTAATTCCTATCGTGTTAATATTAGCTTCTATACTTCCTAATAATACTACTTTGCCCCTTGCGGATTTAGCGTCAACAGCATTTTTTGTTTGTATGGCAACGCCAATTCATAAAGGCAATTTTCTAAGAATTCTTATAAGCGGAACTATAATGATGGCAATTGTACTGCTTTTATCAAGTGCATTTGCACCTATAATAACTCAAAGCGCAATTGAAACCGGTTTTGCATTTCCAAAAGGAGCACAAGCTATTACGGCATTATCCGCCGGGAATATATTTGCGTGGATTATATCCAAGATAATGTCATTAAGGATAGTAGGGGCAGTAATTATAGTTTTACTGGTATTGGCTTTTTTAATAATAAGCAAGAAATATGAAGACAAAAAATTAGTGGAATCAACAAATGAGAAAGGTATGGATTAA
- a CDS encoding PTS sugar transporter subunit IIB: MKKQIIVACGGGIATSTIIASKVEKILEDNKIDASIIQCRVSEIDSHKDNTDLIISSANLKKDYGVPVLQAISFISGVGVEETRKKIIEILKNK; encoded by the coding sequence ATGAAAAAACAAATTATTGTTGCATGCGGCGGAGGAATTGCTACTTCAACTATTATAGCTTCAAAAGTAGAAAAGATATTGGAAGATAATAAAATCGATGCCAGTATCATTCAATGCAGAGTTTCAGAGATAGATTCCCATAAAGACAATACTGACTTAATAATTTCTTCTGCTAACTTAAAAAAAGATTATGGTGTGCCCGTACTGCAGGCAATTTCCTTTATTAGTGGAGTAGGTGTGGAAGAAACCCGCAAAAAAATAATTGAGATTTTAAAAAATAAGTGA
- a CDS encoding M42 family metallopeptidase, whose translation MNDIKTILKELTSLSGVSGHEEEVARYMYEKFKGITDNVAIDNLGNIVCHISSEVKNAPKVLVFGHMDEIGLMIKKVEKNGFLRFERIGGVNRQALPGTHVVVVNSQGTKVNGVIGLKSHHIMKQDEKSRIPEIEEMYIDIGSFSDANVYERGIHVGCFATFKPSFTELNEDIVCSKALDDRAACTVLLRLAEELSKEVDKLNSEVYLVASVQEEFNIRGIMPMVRKINPDIAVGIDITPSFDTPELNCTASDVVLGKGPAITYMNFHGRGTLAGIIPSYKLTEFIEKVAVQNDIKFQREVITGVITETGFICIEGENGIITGNLSIPVRYSHTPIEVADLRDIDMAIKLLLNVIKEIKSFNSFRFIS comes from the coding sequence ATGAATGACATAAAAACAATATTAAAGGAACTGACATCGCTATCCGGAGTTTCAGGACACGAAGAAGAAGTAGCTCGCTATATGTACGAAAAGTTTAAAGGCATAACAGATAATGTAGCAATTGATAATCTGGGGAATATAGTATGTCACATATCATCAGAGGTGAAAAATGCTCCAAAAGTATTGGTTTTTGGTCATATGGATGAAATAGGTCTTATGATAAAAAAGGTAGAGAAAAATGGTTTTTTGAGGTTTGAAAGAATAGGAGGAGTAAACAGACAAGCTTTACCGGGGACTCATGTAGTAGTAGTTAATTCCCAAGGTACAAAAGTTAATGGCGTTATTGGACTGAAATCTCATCATATAATGAAACAGGACGAAAAAAGCAGGATACCGGAAATTGAAGAAATGTATATAGACATCGGCTCATTTTCGGATGCGAATGTATATGAAAGAGGTATACATGTCGGCTGCTTTGCAACATTTAAACCTTCATTTACCGAGCTAAATGAAGATATAGTGTGTTCTAAGGCATTAGATGACAGGGCGGCATGTACAGTATTATTACGGTTAGCGGAAGAGCTTTCAAAAGAAGTTGATAAATTAAATTCGGAAGTATATTTGGTAGCCAGTGTACAGGAGGAGTTCAATATTAGGGGGATTATGCCTATGGTAAGGAAAATAAATCCGGATATAGCTGTAGGAATAGATATTACACCATCTTTTGATACCCCGGAATTAAACTGTACAGCTTCTGATGTTGTGTTAGGAAAAGGGCCTGCAATAACTTATATGAATTTTCATGGGAGGGGCACTTTAGCAGGCATTATACCAAGTTATAAATTAACCGAATTTATTGAAAAGGTAGCTGTTCAAAATGATATTAAATTTCAAAGAGAGGTTATAACAGGAGTAATCACTGAAACAGGTTTTATATGTATAGAAGGTGAAAACGGGATAATTACCGGGAATTTATCTATTCCGGTGAGATATTCCCATACTCCTATAGAAGTTGCGGACCTAAGAGATATTGATATGGCTATAAAATTATTACTTAATGTCATTAAAGAAATAAAATCTTTTAATAGTTTCAGATTTATCAGTTAA